One genomic window of Nicotiana sylvestris chromosome 10, ASM39365v2, whole genome shotgun sequence includes the following:
- the LOC104235609 gene encoding uncharacterized protein has translation MVDLQDAIIVTPNLRSLKLIYAKRVPSSSPVVGSRLTEAEIGLKHVYAVNMLPDLRTFAQNLGEKMTLSLATNTTESKEARFHFGNRRSNIQPLSIKHLNLEIPFSWLLRYESLIDELFMYFHPKTLLVRVDSDASKNNFIQILRFLPQLQDKALIKLALGFNGLNESA, from the exons ATGGTTGACTTGCAAGATGCTATCATTGTTACTCCTAATTTACGTTCACTCAAGCTAATATATGCAAAAAGAGTTCCAAGCTCTTCTCCGGTGGTTGGTTCAAGGCTAACGGAAGCTGAAATTGGATTGAAGCATGTTTATGCAGTCAATATGTTGCCTGACTTGAGAACTTTTGCTCAAAATTTGGGCGAAAAAATGACCTTATCCTTGGCAACTAACACAACGGAATCAAAG GAGGCAAGATTTCATTTCGGCAATCGTAGAAGCAACATTCAACCACTTAGTATCAAGCATCTAAATTTGGAAATACCATTCTCGTGGCTACTAAGATATGAATCTTTGATTGATGAATTATTTATGTATTTTCATCCAAAGACCTTGCTAGTGAGAGTGGATTCAGATGCCTCGAAGAATAACTTTATACAG ATTTTAAGATTCTTGCCTCAACTACAAGACAAGGCACTCATCAAATTAGCTTTGGGTTTCAATG GTTTGAATGAATCAGCATAG
- the LOC104235610 gene encoding F-box/FBD/LRR-repeat protein At1g13570-like: MAPKGKKHCVRTLPPDVLNNLPENVVDEILIRLPLRDAVRTSILSKKWRYNWCRLPQLTLDQALWKTKKDLTYITSNFTKIIYHIMTLHVGPITKFTLCIPNLEGCPNLDNLMYFLSRNVIKHLVLRLPRGNPYKLPSSFFVCLQLRHLTLKNCLILPPPTFKGFDRLTSLKLYNVSISSKLLESFISYSPLLEQLVLQISGLSDIIEINAPMLRSFDFTGNIRCICFKSIPLLAKLLLTQENYVEEKCNIAKFFEPLIALEHLHLNDTFFFAGAGEVPTRLPFNLNFVKHLCISSICLFVLEEVSCALCLLRSFPCLQYVEIKVEAGDGNDIPALECLEVEQFSDVSFNHLREVKLIRTNGTIREMQLMKLLLAKSPVLVRMLIQPCLVEDSAILAELTNFQRASPKAQVVYKHQ, from the exons ATGGCTCCAAAGGGCAAAAAGCATTGTGTTAGAACTTTACCCCCTGATGTACTTAACAATCTTCCTGAGAATGTAGTTGATGAAATTCTTATCCGTTTGCCTTTACGAGATGCTGTGAGGACAAGCATCTTGTCGAAGAAATGGAGATATAACTGGTGTAGACTTCCACAGTTGACGCTTGATCAAGCACTTTGGAAAACTAAGAAGGATCTAACATACATTACAAGTAACTTCACAAAGATTATCTACCACATTATGACCCTTCAtgtaggaccaattacaaagttTACCCTATGCATTCCTAACTTGGAAGGTTGTCCTAATCTCGATAACTTGATGTATTTCCTCTCTAGGAATGTCATTAAACATCTTGTTCTTAGACTTCCGAGGGGTAACCCGTACAAATtgccttcttcattttttgtatGTTTGCAGTTAAGGCATCTGACTCTAAAAAATTGTTTAATACTTCCTCCTCCAACCTTCAAAGGATTTGATAGGTTAACTAGCCTGAAATTATACAACGTTTCAATTTCTTCCAAGTTGCTTGAAAGTTTTATCTCTTATTCCCCGTTGCTCGAGCAATTGGTGCTGCAGATCTCAGGTTTAAGTGACATCATTGAAATTAATGCTCCGATGCTGAGATCATTTGACTTCACAGGCAATATAAGATGTATTTGCTTTAAAAGTATCCCTCTTCTGGCAAAACTTTTACTTACACAAGAAAATTATGTGGAAGAAAAATGTAATATTGCCAAGTTTTTTGAGCCTCTTATTGCTCTCGAGCATCTCCATCTGAATGACACG TTCTTTTTTGCAGGAGCAGGTGAAGTACCAACAAGGCTTCCCTTTAATCTTAACTTTGTCAAACATCTTTGCATATCAAGTATTTGTCTGTTTGTCTTGGAAGAGGTTTCATGTGCTCTTTGCTTGCTAAGAAGCTTCCCATGTTTACAATATGTGGAAATTAAG GTGGAGGCCGGTGATGGCAACGATATACCTGCTCTAGAATGTCTTGAAGTAGAACAATTCTCGGATGTGTCATTTAATCACCTCAGGGAAGTTAAGCTAATACGGACTAATGGCACAATTCGTGAGATGCAGCTTATGAAGCTTCTGTTAGCCAAGTCTCCGGTGCTGGTGAGAATGCTAATCCAACCATGTCTAGTTGAAGATTCTGCAATACTTGCTGAGCTAACAAATTTTCAGCGTGCTTCACCTAAAGCACAAGTTGTCTATAAACATCAATAA